From Pseudomonas sp. FP2335, the proteins below share one genomic window:
- a CDS encoding haloacid dehalogenase-like hydrolase has protein sequence MKLASRMFAAALCLGLAGHAMAATELKHWPAPAAEQLNKMIAANANKGNFAVFDMDNTSYRYDLEESLLPYMENKGLITRDSLDPSLKLMPFKDTADHKESLFSYYYRLCEVDDMVCYPWVAQVFSGFTLKELKVQVDELMASGKPVPVSYFEGDVVKKSEVQPPKVFTGQQELYNKLMENGIDVYVMTAASEELVRMVAADPKYGYNVKPENVIGVTTLLKDRKTGELTTARKQISAGKYDEKANLGLELTPYLWTPATWMAGKHAAILTYIDEWKKPVLVGGDTPTSDGYMLFHDVDVAKGGVHLWINRKDKYMTQLNGMMAKHAAAQAKEGLAVTADKNWVIVKPDDIQ, from the coding sequence ATGAAGCTCGCTTCGAGAATGTTTGCCGCCGCGCTGTGCCTGGGCCTTGCTGGCCACGCCATGGCCGCCACCGAGTTGAAACACTGGCCGGCCCCGGCCGCCGAGCAACTGAACAAAATGATCGCCGCCAACGCCAACAAGGGCAATTTCGCGGTGTTCGACATGGACAACACCAGCTACCGCTACGACCTCGAAGAGTCCCTGTTGCCCTACATGGAAAACAAGGGCCTGATCACCCGCGACAGCCTTGATCCGTCGCTCAAGCTTATGCCGTTCAAAGACACTGCCGACCATAAGGAAAGTCTGTTCAGTTACTACTATCGCCTCTGCGAAGTGGACGACATGGTCTGCTACCCGTGGGTCGCCCAGGTGTTTTCGGGGTTCACCCTCAAGGAACTCAAGGTCCAGGTCGACGAACTGATGGCCTCCGGCAAGCCGGTACCTGTCAGCTATTTCGAAGGCGACGTGGTGAAAAAATCCGAAGTGCAGCCGCCGAAAGTCTTCACCGGCCAGCAGGAGCTGTACAACAAGCTGATGGAAAACGGCATCGACGTGTATGTGATGACCGCTGCCTCGGAAGAACTGGTGCGCATGGTCGCTGCCGATCCGAAGTACGGCTACAACGTCAAACCCGAGAACGTCATCGGCGTGACCACCCTGCTCAAGGACCGCAAGACCGGCGAGCTGACCACCGCACGCAAACAGATCAGCGCCGGCAAATATGACGAGAAAGCCAACCTCGGCCTCGAACTCACCCCTTACCTGTGGACCCCGGCCACCTGGATGGCCGGTAAACACGCGGCGATCCTGACCTACATCGACGAGTGGAAAAAACCGGTGCTGGTGGGCGGCGACACACCAACGAGCGATGGCTACATGCTGTTCCACGATGTGGACGTGGCCAAGGGCGGCGTGCATTTGTGGATCAACCGCAAGGACAAATACATGACCCAGCTCAACGGCATGATGGCCAAGCACGCGGCGGCGCAGGCCAAGGAAGGGCTGGCGGTGACGGCGGACAAGAATTGGGTGATCGTCAAACCGGATGACATTCAGTAA
- a CDS encoding L-cystine transporter: MNLPLILNLLVFVVLLLGLAQTRRTNWSLAKKVLFALALGVAFGVALHSIYGAGNPVLKASIGWFDLVGNGYVQLLQMIVIPLVFASILSAVARLHNAASLGKISFLTIGTLLFTTAIAALIGIGLTNLFGLTAEGLVAGTQEMARLQVIQSDYAGKVADLNIPQLLLSFVPSNPFADLARAKPTSIISVVIFAAFLGVAALQLLKDDVEKGQKVLNAIDTLQAWVMRLVRLVMKLTPYGVLALMTKVVAGSNLQDIIKLGSFVVVSYLALGLMFVVHGLLLSLAGINPLRFFRKVWPVLTFAFTSRSSAAAIPLSIEAQTRRLGIPHSIAGFAASFGATIGQNGCAGLYPAMLAVMVAPTVGINPLDPLWIATLVAIVTLSSAGVAGVGGGATFAALIVLPAMGLPVSLVALLISVEPLIDMGRTALNVNGSMTAGAITSQIMGQTDKAVLDADEHAELAQA; this comes from the coding sequence ATGAATCTGCCTCTGATTCTCAACTTACTGGTGTTCGTGGTCCTGTTACTGGGCCTGGCACAAACCCGCCGCACAAACTGGAGCCTGGCCAAGAAGGTGTTGTTCGCCCTGGCACTGGGCGTGGCGTTCGGTGTGGCACTGCATAGCATTTACGGCGCCGGCAACCCGGTGCTCAAGGCTTCCATCGGCTGGTTCGACCTGGTCGGCAACGGTTATGTGCAATTGCTGCAAATGATCGTGATCCCGCTGGTATTTGCTTCGATCCTCAGCGCCGTGGCGCGGTTACACAACGCCGCGTCCCTGGGCAAGATCAGCTTCCTGACCATCGGCACACTGTTGTTCACCACCGCGATCGCGGCGTTGATCGGTATCGGCCTGACCAACCTGTTCGGCCTCACCGCCGAAGGCCTGGTGGCCGGCACCCAGGAAATGGCGCGCCTGCAGGTGATCCAGAGTGATTACGCGGGCAAGGTCGCCGACCTGAATATCCCGCAGTTGCTGCTGTCGTTCGTGCCGTCGAACCCGTTCGCCGACCTGGCGCGGGCCAAGCCGACGTCGATCATCAGCGTGGTGATTTTCGCCGCGTTCCTGGGGGTTGCCGCGCTGCAACTGCTCAAGGATGACGTGGAAAAAGGCCAGAAAGTGCTCAACGCCATCGACACCCTGCAAGCCTGGGTGATGCGCCTGGTGCGCCTGGTGATGAAATTGACGCCGTACGGCGTATTGGCGCTGATGACCAAGGTGGTCGCCGGTTCCAACCTGCAAGACATCATCAAGCTCGGCAGTTTCGTGGTGGTGTCGTACCTGGCCCTGGGCCTGATGTTCGTGGTGCACGGCCTGCTGCTGTCCCTGGCCGGGATCAACCCGCTGCGCTTTTTCCGCAAGGTCTGGCCGGTGCTGACATTTGCCTTCACCAGCCGCTCCAGCGCGGCGGCGATCCCATTGAGCATCGAGGCGCAGACCCGTCGCCTGGGCATCCCGCACTCCATCGCCGGTTTCGCCGCCTCGTTTGGCGCGACCATCGGCCAGAATGGTTGCGCGGGTCTTTACCCGGCGATGTTGGCGGTGATGGTGGCGCCGACCGTGGGCATCAACCCGCTCGACCCGCTGTGGATCGCGACGCTGGTGGCGATTGTGACCCTGAGTTCGGCCGGTGTGGCGGGCGTGGGCGGCGGCGCGACGTTTGCCGCGCTGATCGTGCTGCCGGCGATGGGCTTGCCGGTGTCATTGGTGGCGTTGCTGATTTCCGTGGAGCCACTGATCGACATGGGCCGCACGGCGTTGAACGTGAACGGCTCGATGACGGCCGGGGCGATTACCAGCCAGATCATGGGGCAGACGGATAAAGCCGTATTGGATGCCGATGAGCACGCCGAACTAGCCCAAGCCTAA
- a CDS encoding dihydrofolate reductase, whose translation MKKTLPLSLIAALGENRVIGVDNSMPWHLPGDFKYFKATTLGKPIIMGRKTWDSLGRPLPGRLNLVVSRQTDLVLEGAEVFPSLDAAVERAEAWALEQGVDELMLIGGAQLYAQGLEQADRLYLTRVALSPQGDAWFPEFDLNQWKLVSNQENPAEGDKPAYNFEVWKKA comes from the coding sequence ATGAAAAAAACTCTCCCTTTAAGCCTGATCGCAGCCCTCGGTGAAAACCGCGTGATCGGCGTCGACAACAGCATGCCCTGGCATTTGCCGGGGGATTTCAAATATTTCAAGGCCACCACGCTCGGCAAGCCGATCATCATGGGGCGCAAGACCTGGGATTCCCTGGGCCGACCGTTGCCGGGGCGCTTGAACCTTGTGGTCAGCCGTCAGACCGATCTGGTGCTGGAAGGTGCCGAGGTTTTTCCGTCGCTGGACGCTGCGGTTGAGCGCGCCGAAGCGTGGGCGCTGGAGCAGGGCGTGGATGAGCTGATGCTGATCGGCGGTGCGCAGTTGTATGCGCAGGGGCTGGAGCAGGCGGACCGCCTGTATTTGACGCGGGTGGCGTTGAGCCCGCAGGGGGATGCGTGGTTTCCGGAGTTTGATTTGAACCAGTGGAAGCTGGTTTCCAACCAAGAAAATCCGGCTGAAGGTGACAAGCCTGCCTACAACTTCGAAGTCTGGAAAAAAGCCTGA
- a CDS encoding DUF2868 domain-containing protein, with protein MTALTPLQKLWLTETVRLREEHAGPLDDQEANRLARAAGGDLPTRIQRRALHLAERDGLSAALTRWLQGARLALVLLAIVALISGAGLAFAALGNGLGPVNVFWALGSLLGLNLILLISWALGLLFAGEHGASLGRLWLWLSEKLARDAKAAQLAPALLLLLQRQKLNRWAVGVLVNGLWLLAMLSALAILLTLLATRRYGFVWETTILSADTFVAATQTLGSLPALLGFNVPTVEMIRASGDLALNIERARQAWAAWLVGVLLVYGLLPRLLLALLCLWRWQRGRAALRLDLNLPGYSQLRERLMPSSERLGVNDAAPEQLPPVSGGVSDLHSDGALLVAIELDDQHPWPPKLPANVNDAGILDSRESRHKLLEQLTRFPPARLAIACDPRRSPDRGSLALIAELARSAAATRVWLLQAPPGQALDAERLGDWHSALQQLELPFADCAPLNWLETGHD; from the coding sequence GTGACTGCACTGACCCCGCTGCAAAAACTCTGGCTGACAGAAACCGTGCGCCTGCGCGAAGAACACGCAGGCCCCTTGGACGACCAGGAAGCCAACCGCCTGGCCCGCGCGGCCGGTGGCGATTTGCCGACGCGTATCCAGCGCCGCGCCCTGCACCTGGCCGAACGCGATGGCCTGAGCGCCGCCCTCACCCGCTGGCTGCAAGGTGCGCGCCTGGCGCTGGTGCTGCTGGCCATCGTCGCGCTGATCAGCGGCGCCGGCCTGGCCTTCGCCGCGCTGGGCAACGGCCTGGGCCCGGTGAATGTGTTCTGGGCCTTGGGCAGCCTGCTCGGTTTGAATCTGATCCTGCTGATCAGTTGGGCCCTGGGCCTGCTGTTTGCCGGCGAACACGGCGCCAGCCTGGGGCGGCTGTGGTTGTGGCTCAGCGAAAAACTCGCCCGCGACGCCAAGGCCGCACAATTGGCACCGGCGTTGTTGCTGTTGCTGCAACGCCAGAAACTCAATCGCTGGGCCGTCGGCGTGCTGGTCAACGGCCTGTGGCTGCTGGCCATGCTCAGCGCCCTGGCGATCCTGCTGACGCTGCTCGCCACCCGCCGCTACGGCTTCGTGTGGGAAACCACCATCCTCAGCGCCGACACCTTCGTCGCCGCAACCCAAACGTTGGGCAGCCTGCCCGCGCTGCTGGGCTTCAACGTACCAACCGTCGAGATGATCCGCGCCAGCGGCGATCTCGCGCTGAACATCGAACGCGCCCGCCAGGCCTGGGCCGCTTGGTTGGTAGGCGTGCTGCTGGTCTACGGCCTGCTGCCGCGTCTGCTCCTCGCCCTGCTCTGCCTGTGGCGCTGGCAACGCGGGCGCGCCGCCCTGCGCCTGGACCTCAACCTGCCGGGCTACAGCCAGCTGCGTGAACGCCTGATGCCAAGCAGCGAACGCCTCGGCGTCAACGACGCCGCACCGGAGCAGTTGCCCCCTGTCAGCGGCGGCGTCAGCGACCTGCACAGCGACGGCGCCCTGCTGGTGGCCATCGAACTGGACGACCAGCATCCATGGCCGCCCAAGCTGCCTGCCAACGTCAACGACGCCGGCATCCTCGACAGCCGCGAATCGCGCCACAAACTGCTGGAACAACTCACGCGCTTCCCGCCCGCCCGCCTGGCCATCGCCTGCGACCCACGACGTTCGCCGGATCGCGGCAGCCTCGCGCTGATCGCCGAACTCGCCCGTAGCGCCGCCGCCACCCGTGTGTGGCTGCTGCAAGCACCGCCCGGCCAGGCGCTGGACGCCGAACGCCTGGGCGACTGGCACAGCGCGCTGCAACAGCTAGAGCTGCCCTTCGCCGACTGCGCGCCGCTGAACTGGCTGGAGACCGGTCATGACTAA